From Candidatus Alcyoniella australis, one genomic window encodes:
- the speY gene encoding deoxyhypusine synthase has product MRTALLAGPRITSEPLRKGLSVAELIQTAFQAYNSARIREICDLFEAKLSDPNVVIGMSFTGALTPAGLGGTCIVPLIRAGLIDWIVSTGANLYHDLHFALGYELHRGTPHVNDCQLHREGVVRIYDVLMDYRVLINTDNDTTGFLNNPELETRLGTARLHYLLGKWAKEKMLEREVKTDCSMLVAAHECGVPVYTSSPGDSTIGMDIASWNLVGGKIQIDPAIDVNETTGIVYEAKKHYSKSAVVIWGGGSPKNFMLQTEPQLQEILGFKLKGHDYFIQVTDARPDTGGLSGATPHEAVSWSKIDPEMLPNAVVCYADTTIVLPLLVAYLQEKRIKRPLKRLYDRRDELIAQLRDDFRQFVKLQGSPHGDTKTAKSLRRKLAKTEKTIKAK; this is encoded by the coding sequence ATGAGAACCGCGCTGCTCGCGGGTCCGCGGATCACCAGCGAGCCGCTACGGAAAGGCCTGAGCGTCGCCGAGCTGATCCAGACGGCCTTCCAGGCGTATAACTCCGCAAGAATACGCGAAATTTGCGACCTGTTCGAGGCCAAGCTCTCCGACCCGAATGTGGTGATCGGCATGTCGTTCACCGGCGCGCTGACCCCGGCGGGGCTCGGCGGAACCTGCATCGTGCCGCTGATCAGGGCCGGGCTGATCGACTGGATCGTCAGCACCGGCGCCAACCTGTATCACGATCTGCACTTCGCCCTGGGCTACGAACTGCACCGCGGAACGCCGCACGTCAACGACTGCCAGCTGCACCGCGAGGGCGTGGTGCGGATCTACGACGTGCTGATGGACTATCGCGTGCTGATCAACACCGATAACGACACCACCGGATTTCTCAATAATCCCGAACTCGAGACCCGGCTGGGAACCGCCCGACTGCACTACCTGCTGGGCAAATGGGCCAAGGAAAAAATGCTCGAGCGGGAGGTAAAGACCGATTGCTCGATGCTGGTCGCGGCCCACGAGTGCGGCGTGCCGGTCTACACCTCGAGCCCTGGCGACTCGACCATCGGCATGGACATTGCCTCGTGGAACCTGGTCGGCGGCAAGATCCAGATCGACCCGGCGATCGACGTCAACGAGACCACGGGCATTGTCTACGAGGCCAAGAAACACTATTCCAAAAGCGCGGTGGTGATCTGGGGCGGCGGATCGCCCAAGAACTTTATGTTGCAGACCGAGCCGCAGTTGCAGGAGATCCTCGGGTTCAAGCTTAAGGGTCACGACTACTTCATTCAGGTCACCGACGCGCGGCCCGACACCGGCGGGCTCTCCGGCGCAACGCCCCACGAGGCGGTCTCCTGGAGCAAGATCGACCCGGAGATGCTGCCCAACGCCGTGGTCTGCTACGCCGACACCACGATCGTGCTGCCGCTGCTCGTCGCCTATTTGCAGGAGAAGCGAATCAAGCGGCCGCTCAAGCGGCTCTATGATCGGCGCGACGAGCTGATCGCCCAACTGCGCGACGACTTCCGCCAATT
- a CDS encoding SufD family Fe-S cluster assembly protein has protein sequence MSEQTIERIYQSIDYQRHDDLAEDAAYVVVHGNEVLGSKMVPGLEIKAEQLDQGVEIWMRVHEGTQIEKPVHMCFGLMPETGVQRIVMHVNIEDRAQVAVLAHCTFPNAKQIEHLMDAEISVGRNASYSYLERHVHGDSGGTRVVPKAKVTLHEGARFKTEFELVKGRVGELDIEYETTCHARSVMEMTARIKGFGHDRIRLNEIGHLVGEDARGVLTSHIAVRDNARAEIRNTLTATAAGCRGHVDCKEIVMDHAVAMAVPVVEVRHPKAHVTHEAAIGSVDSKQLETLMARGLNEDDAADLIIDGLLKRP, from the coding sequence ATGAGCGAGCAGACCATCGAGCGCATCTACCAATCGATCGACTACCAGCGCCACGACGACCTGGCCGAGGATGCGGCCTACGTGGTGGTGCACGGCAATGAGGTGCTCGGCTCGAAAATGGTCCCCGGACTCGAGATCAAAGCCGAACAACTGGACCAGGGCGTTGAGATCTGGATGCGTGTGCACGAGGGGACGCAGATCGAGAAGCCGGTGCACATGTGCTTCGGCCTGATGCCCGAGACCGGCGTGCAGCGGATCGTGATGCACGTCAATATCGAGGACCGCGCGCAGGTCGCGGTGCTGGCGCACTGCACTTTTCCCAACGCCAAGCAGATCGAGCACCTGATGGACGCCGAGATTTCGGTGGGGCGCAATGCGAGCTACTCGTACCTCGAGCGCCACGTGCACGGCGATTCCGGCGGCACGCGGGTGGTGCCCAAGGCCAAGGTCACCTTGCACGAGGGCGCGCGCTTTAAAACCGAGTTCGAACTGGTCAAGGGGCGCGTGGGCGAGCTGGACATCGAGTACGAGACCACCTGCCACGCGCGCTCGGTGATGGAGATGACAGCGCGGATCAAGGGCTTCGGCCACGACCGGATTAGGCTCAACGAGATCGGCCACCTGGTGGGCGAGGACGCGCGCGGCGTGCTCACCTCGCACATCGCGGTGCGCGACAACGCCCGGGCCGAGATCCGCAATACGCTGACCGCCACTGCCGCAGGCTGCCGCGGACACGTGGACTGCAAAGAGATCGTAATGGACCACGCCGTGGCCATGGCCGTGCCGGTGGTCGAAGTCCGTCACCCCAAGGCCCACGTGACCCACGAGGCGGCCATCGGCAGCGTGGACAGCAAACAGCTCGAGACGCTGATGGCGCGCGGCCTGAACGAGGACGACGCCGCCGACCTGATCATCGACGGGCTGCTAAAGCGGCCGTAA
- a CDS encoding ABC transporter ATP-binding protein, whose translation MAILEIKDLALKLGGKPVLDGLSVEFWEGHVHAIIGPNGAGKSTLANTIMGLSGYRDYSGEMTFDGESLRGLPIDERARRGITLGWQEPARFEGLSVRSFILAAARDKSDEMLNRSLEAVGLDPALYAGRAADKTLSGGERKRIELASILAMRPRLVLMDEPDSGIDVDALQRIFDALRTLKTDGATVIMITHSLAVLEQAEHAFLMCCGKLIDRGSVDKIGLYFKDRCRPCDHKNAPIKGAGQ comes from the coding sequence ATGGCGATCCTCGAGATCAAAGACCTGGCGCTGAAACTGGGCGGCAAGCCGGTGCTCGACGGGCTGTCGGTCGAGTTTTGGGAGGGGCACGTGCACGCGATTATCGGCCCCAACGGCGCGGGTAAATCGACCCTGGCCAATACGATCATGGGTCTGAGCGGCTATCGCGATTACAGCGGCGAGATGACCTTTGACGGCGAGTCGCTACGCGGGCTGCCCATCGACGAACGCGCGCGGCGCGGGATCACCCTGGGCTGGCAGGAACCGGCGCGCTTCGAGGGGCTGAGCGTACGCAGCTTCATTTTGGCCGCCGCCCGCGACAAGTCCGATGAAATGCTGAACCGCTCGCTCGAGGCCGTGGGGCTCGACCCGGCACTCTACGCCGGGCGCGCCGCGGATAAGACGCTCAGCGGCGGCGAGCGCAAGCGGATCGAGCTGGCCTCGATTTTGGCGATGCGGCCGCGCTTGGTGCTGATGGACGAGCCGGACTCGGGGATCGACGTCGACGCGCTGCAGCGGATCTTCGACGCGTTGCGTACGCTCAAGACCGACGGCGCCACCGTAATCATGATCACCCACTCGCTGGCCGTGCTCGAACAGGCCGAACACGCGTTCCTGATGTGCTGCGGCAAGCTGATCGACCGCGGATCGGTGGACAAGATCGGGCTGTACTTCAAGGACCGCTGTCGGCCGTGCGACCACAAAAACGCGCCGATCAAGGGGGCCGGGCAATGA